In a single window of the Anabas testudineus chromosome 17, fAnaTes1.2, whole genome shotgun sequence genome:
- the gbx1 gene encoding homeobox protein GBX-1, giving the protein MQRPGGQGTAFSIDSLIGTPQPRPGHLLYTGYPMFMPYRPLVIPQALSHSPLSSGIPPLAPLASFAGRLTNTFCASLGQGVPSMVALTTTMPSFSDPPDSFYPPQELPGPRLSAADPGARRQESPHSEELHSRDKGPELLNFSETFQTISGETKLYSSDDEKLDLKSADTVCSDREDSSADSENESFSDGNNCGSLSQKSKLKTGSQEALPTGSSAGKSRRRRTAFTSEQLLELEKEFHCKKYLSLTERSQIAHALKLSEVQVKIWFQNRRAKWKRIKAGNVNNRSGEPVRNPKIVVPIPVHVNRFAVRSQHQQIEQGTRP; this is encoded by the exons ATGCAGAGACCAGGCGGCCAAGGGACAGCGTTTTCTATCGATTCCCTGATAGGGACCCCTCAGCCCAGACCGGGACACCTGCTGTACACGGGCTACCCTATGTTCATGCCGTACAGACCTTTGGTTATTCCACAAGCTTTATCCCACTCGCCTTTATCGTCTGGTATACCTCCTCTTGCGCCTTTGGCTTCTTTTGCGGGACGGCTCACCAACACGTTCTGTGCCAGTTTGGGACAAGGGGTGCCATCCATGGTGGCGCTCACCACGACGATGCCAAGTTTCTCGGACCCACCGGACAGTTTCTACCCACCGCAAGAACTGCCAGGTCCGCGCTTAAGCGCCGCCGATCCCGGAGCGCGAAGACAGGAAAGCCCGCACTCCGAAGAGCTGCACAGCCGGGACAAGGGCCCGGAGCTGCTGAACTTCTCGGAAACTTTTCAAACAATATCAG gtgaaaCCAAACTGTACAGTTCAGACGACGAAAAGCTGGACCTAAAATCGGCTGACACCGTGTGCAGCGACCGGGAGGACAGCTCCGCAGACAGCGAAAACGAGAGTTTCTCGGATGGCAACAACTGTGGCTCCCTGTCCCAGAAAAGCAAACTAAAAACCGGTTCGCAGGAGGCGCTACCGACCGGCAGCTCGGCGGGGAAGAGCCGGAGGAGACGAACAGCTTTTACCAGCGAGCAGCTGCTGGAACTTGAAAAGGAGTTTCACTGTAAAAAGTACCTTTCTCTGACTGAACGCTCCCAGATTGCGCACGCACTTAAACTCAGCGAGGTGCAAGTGAAGATCTGGTTTCAGAACCGCAGGGCCAAGTGGAAACGGATCAAAGCTGGCAACGTCAACAACCGGTCTGGAGAACCGGTGAGAAACCCCAAAATTGTGGTCCCCATCCCTGTGCACGTCAACAGGTTTGCTGTGAGGAGTCAGCATCAACAAATAGAGCAAGGGACCAGGCCATGA